ACCACGGGTCTGAGCGAGGCACAGCGCGAGGTGTTGCGCGAGGCCGCGGCCGACATGCCCATCGTTTTCGCCGCCAATTACAGCGTGGGCGTCACCCTGTTGCTGAAACTGGTGGACACCGCCGCCCGGGCATTGGGGGACGATTTCGACGTGGAAGTCATCGAGGCGCATCACCGGCACAAGGTGGATGCCCCCTCGGGCACCGCTCTGCGCCTGGGCGAGGCGCTGGCCGGGGCACTGGGCCGTGATCTGCGCGAGTGCGCCGTCTACGGCCGCGAGGGCCATACCGGTGCGCGGGATTCGAAGACCATCGGTTTCGAGACCATCCGCGGCGGTGACATCGTCGGTGACCACACCGTGCTCTACGCCGGTATGGGCGAGCGCATCGAGCTCACCCACAAGGCCTCCAGCCGCATGACCTTCGCCAGCGGCGCGGTGCGCGCCGCCGCCTGGCTGATGGAGCAGCCCGCCGGCCTTTACGATATGCCGGACGTGTTGAACCTGAAATAAGCCCGGGGCGGGATCCTCGATCCCGCCTTCGGCTGCATCACCCCCACGGCGGGGGCGACTCAGGCGAAGAGGCGCTTCAACACCCCTTCATACATGGCCGAGAGCTGGTCCAGCTCCTCGGCGCCCACATTCTCGTTTACCGCGTGGATGCTCGCATTGGTGGGCCCCAGTTCCACCACCTGCGCGCCGGTGGGCGCCACGAAGCGCCCGTCCGAAGTGCCCCCGGTGGTGAGCAGCCGCGGCGGCTCGCCCCGCACCTCGGCCACCGCGGCGTACACCGCCTCCACCAGTGGGCCGGTTTCGGTGAGAAAGGGGCGGGCGGAGACCTGCCAGTCCACCCGATAATCCAGCGCGTGGCGCTTGAATACCTCTTCCACCCGGGCCATCAGCTGCTCGGCGGTGGTTTCGGTGGAGTAACGCCAGTTCAGCAGGGCTTCCAGCTCGCCGGGAATGACGTTGGTCGCACCGGTGCCGGCGTGGATGTTGGATACCTGAAAACTGGTGGCGGGGAAGAATTCGTTGCCCTGGTCCCACTCGGTGGCGGCAAGCTCCGCCAGGGCCGGGGCCAGGGCGTGCACCGGGTTCAGCGCCAGATGGGGGTAGGCCACGTGGCCCTGCTTGCCCAGCACGGTCAGCCGGGCGTTGAGTGAGCCGCGGCGGCCGTTCTTGACCACATCGCCGCACTGCTCGGTGCTGGAGGGCTCGCCCACCAGGCACATATCGATGTGTTCGCCACGGGCGGTGAGTGTTTCCACCACCTTCACGGTGCCGTCCACCGCCGGGCCTTCCTCGTCGCTGGTCATCAAAAAGCCGATGGCGCCGCGATGTTGCGGGTGCTCGGCGATGAAGCGCTCCAGCGCGGTGACGAAGGCGGCGACACTGCCCTTCATGTCGGCGCTTCCCCGGCCGTAGAGACGGCCGTCGCGGAGGGCCGGCTCGAAGGGCGGGCTGTCCCATTGCGATGCGGGGCCGGTGGGCACCACATCGGTGTGGCCCAGAAAACACAAC
This DNA window, taken from Alkalilimnicola sp. S0819, encodes the following:
- the dapE gene encoding succinyl-diaminopimelate desuccinylase; the protein is MSPTLKLACELIRRPSITPDDAGCQALLAERLQALGFRCEHLRFGEVDNLWARRGQDGPLLCFLGHTDVVPTGPASQWDSPPFEPALRDGRLYGRGSADMKGSVAAFVTALERFIAEHPQHRGAIGFLMTSDEEGPAVDGTVKVVETLTARGEHIDMCLVGEPSSTEQCGDVVKNGRRGSLNARLTVLGKQGHVAYPHLALNPVHALAPALAELAATEWDQGNEFFPATSFQVSNIHAGTGATNVIPGELEALLNWRYSTETTAEQLMARVEEVFKRHALDYRVDWQVSARPFLTETGPLVEAVYAAVAEVRGEPPRLLTTGGTSDGRFVAPTGAQVVELGPTNASIHAVNENVGAEELDQLSAMYEGVLKRLFA
- the dapB gene encoding 4-hydroxy-tetrahydrodipicolinate reductase: MTRIAIAGAAGRMGRTLIEAVLAQPALTLTAAVDRPGGSLIGADCGELVGQGTLGVRVSDELAAVLDDFDVLIDFTTPEATVANVAACRAAGKRMVIGTTGLSEAQREVLREAAADMPIVFAANYSVGVTLLLKLVDTAARALGDDFDVEVIEAHHRHKVDAPSGTALRLGEALAGALGRDLRECAVYGREGHTGARDSKTIGFETIRGGDIVGDHTVLYAGMGERIELTHKASSRMTFASGAVRAAAWLMEQPAGLYDMPDVLNLK